A genomic stretch from Aedes albopictus strain Foshan chromosome 2, AalbF5, whole genome shotgun sequence includes:
- the LOC134288886 gene encoding uncharacterized protein LOC134288886, with protein sequence MAETYIRLKSAARRIGLVINVSKTKYMMAKGSREESPRPPPRIHIDGDEIEAVEEFVYLGSLVTDDNDTSREIQRRIVAGNRVFERKVLRTIYGGVQMEDGTWRRRMNHELHQLLREPTIVHTAKIGRLRWAGHVIRMSDSNPTKMVLESHPTGTRRRGAQRARWVDQVEDDLRTLRRVRNWRQTAMDRVEWRRLLCTAEATPALA encoded by the exons atggcggaaacgtacatccgactaaagagtgcagccaggcgaatcggattagtcattaatgtgtcgaagacaaagtacatgatggcaaagggctccagggaggaatcaccgcgcccgccaccccgaattcatatcgacggtgatgaaatcgaggcggttgaagaattcgtgtacttgggctcactggtgaccgacgacaacgacaccagcagagaaattcagaggcgcattgtggcaggaaatc gagttttcgaacggaaggtgttgcgtaccatctacggcggagtgcagatggaagacgggacttggagaaggcgaatgaaccacgagctgcatcagctgctgagagaaccaaccatcgtccataccgcgaaaatcgggaggctacggtgggcgggtcacgtcatcaggatgtcggatagcaacccgactaaaatggttctcgagagtcatccgaccggtacaagaagacgtggagcgcagcgagccaggtgggtcgaccaagtggaggacgatctgcggaccctacgcagagtgcggaactggagacaaacagccatggaccgagtggaatggaggaggctactatgtacagccgaggccaccccggccttagcctga